Sequence from the Zeugodacus cucurbitae isolate PBARC_wt_2022May chromosome 2, idZeuCucr1.2, whole genome shotgun sequence genome:
TATAGCTTCGTATttatctttatattatatatagaaaaaacttGTATGCTGGCATTGATTTTCATTTATTGGGAACGGAGAAAGGAAGTGAGCATAAATTAGCTTTAATCAtctaaaataatagtttttagttttcaaaattgGATACTTCTATACCAGGATATGTttcatcataaaattgatattatttgaattaaaaacctTTTCCCTTTTCTTTTTCGTCTCATTTAAAGAATGTTGTTTGACATCGTGTGGTACTGGACTAATGAACAAGAATGTATCTTAAGCTTGTTCTGCATAAAATTCCCAAATTATCAGAAAACTATTTACCAGCTACcatatattttatctttatGCCTGTTATGGATATTTGTGGAATGACTATGATAGACTTTACAGACTAATGTTCCATTCTCTTTGAGTCGAATTTACTGTTCTAAAATTGACAATGATATGACATATTTTCAGTAAGATCTGTGTCCAGTGactcaagaaaaatattttaaatgtgataagctgtctatttaaatttcaaaatgaataACAAATGGTGTTACATAAATTGCAATTGAGTACGAATGTCATTAAGTTTGACATAGTGATAACTGGTATTAATGAGagtgacaaataaaaatatagaggaaatatattttttctgattAGTACTGAGTACCTATCTAGAATATGATTACAGTACATTTTTCACTATAAAAGAAGTGTTTATGAACTTCGCGGGGTTTCATTAATCAAATAGGTCCTATACTGGAATTGGTAGAGTCAGTCATTAGTTGAATgacacaatttaaaataaatactcacAACTAACTAAAAATACTTCAAGTGATCTTATAATATTAATGTCAGCATTTTTCTTAAACAATACACATACGAATGAGCTTTCATATGATAAACAGATATAgcgcatatacgagtatattagaTGGTGGTTCCCTTGTATTTATAGATTATTATTAGTATGTATTTCTCACAGTCAGCCACATGAGAACAATCACATTAGCAGCATTTCAATAAGATTAACTTGAGCAAATCGCCACTGACAGCCTGACATTGTATATATCAGTGATGATGGCAGATTTTTGTCTCGCTTAAATTTGTTATTCTAGCagataattgcagaatgcgaaAAAATACCGCAATAAGGCGGGTCGATATTtagatttgtttacatatttatggcTTTACATATCACTTTTtgtgatgttttaaaaattggggaaataataatatttttttaaatatattccaaaAGGCAGACAGGCATCTATACAGGCATTAATCCAGTCTACTAACTACAGAGTAtcgtaaaatttataatattattttatagcatatatctgtatgtatgaataGCGAATATCATTTGTACTCattgtagatatatatttttgaataagaaCAAAAGCGATCCAACCTAACCAGcagatttattgcaaatttgcgCACATATCTCAATATCtatagaaatacaaaaatacagcacatttatttttgaaaaatacatgTACTTAGCTGAAGACAATTAGAAataatgtgtgtgtttattttgttaaaattttaaattttactaaatgcTCGTTCATACATATTAATCGTATTTGTTTTCGTTTGCAGGTGTCACATTGGCAGCGAGTACATTTGGGAACTACCATTCACAGGTGACTCATACTTTATGAGTAATATGTCTAAATAATGGCTAAAGGGGTAAGTTAGTGcgttattttaagaaaaataatgtagataaggaaaaaaataaacaggGACTTTGGCGTTTGGTGCAAATAATGCggcaaatacatttttcattttataatacgAGGCGTTAACAGTTAGACAAATAAGTGTAGTAAAGTATATAATTACCGTTTAAAGTAGTCTCATGAGTTTATACAGTTAAAATTCATACCCAATGTAAATAAGTTATCATAAACGAGGAACTAGAGAAAAATATTACCAGCTGGTTTGAGTGATCTATATATGCATAGAACCAAATTGAGgacatgaattaaaaaatttaaataatttttaaaattttatagccTTATTTGAGGCATCTCCACGGTCTTTTCCCTGATTCGTCTCGTGATGCCGatcaatttgatatatataactctatatttacataactttattagtttgaggtgttacaaacaactgttatatgaattaatattattttatattattaaagctCTCATTTATGCTAACCgaaagtttttatatattttagaaagtttaaatttaagcttttaaaatttaaaatttttaaagcttaTTATCTTGACTATGGAGAAAGCTTTCCAAAAGTTTGCCGTTTATAGCAAGAGTTTTATTAGAAGCACACTGCTGTTGAAAATAAAAGCACACTGTGGCACATTCGACCTTTTTAAAATCCATGCATATTAGTAACGGTTCATAAGTCTTTTATCATGCCCGTCACATGAGAAGATTTAAAAGACAATCTCTTGGTATTCAACCATACAAGTTAGTTTTCGGAAAAATCATACGTTTATTACTGAAGAATGCTAACATATATTTCCGTTTAAGTTTTTATGAATTCCTTAAGGCCGAATTCCTTATCAATAACTTCTAGCCACTTTGGTATCCCACTTGTGTTGGTACCCGATCACTGCGGAATCGTTGGAAACTGGCAAGCGGGCAAGCTTGCAAGAGAGAGTACGCAGTCCATGGTCCACTTGTGCACGAGCGCTGGACTTATAGACACCGCATGACCTCGCCAAgcgctggacaacaaccagcacccGCAGTGGAACGTAAAAGGTTCTTTGAACTGCTTTGTCTTAGCAAGATTCATGTCGGCCCTATCATAGGTGCTCACTGCACACTGTCCGATAGGTTCACGTGCGGTAAGACTAAGGATCCGGGCAGATGCAAGCAGCCAAAGCattttggaggaaggcgaggtggaatcatctaaccATTTCCTCCTCCAATACCAACGTTTGCCCAATTGAGATGGAAACACCTTGATAGGCACACATTCGGTGAACCTAGCGAATTGGATATAATTGACATTAGTCGACTCGAGAAATTTGTAATATATAGATTCCAAGAGCTTTGTAGAACCGTGATAATCTTTCTGATCCATTAAGAGTTTTTTGGTACCACAAAGGACAGTGCTCATAACTGTCCAAATGAGAATTTCTGCAAATACAGAAATCTGCCTTTTAACCTatcctaacctaatctaaagcCGAATTAACAAAACTACCCGAAACTCGTGTATATTGGAGTTTAGGTGGTTGCGAATTGCTGAAAATTAATAGTCAATTTAGAAATAGCTAATACAACGAGTAACAAGCTCTAAAAACAATCAAATGTATGGTTGGAGGAAAAGTGGACCGTGGACCGTAGACCTATAATACAatacttgaaaaatataaattttctttacaatCATGATTCACATccataattaattttgaaagtaaCTTTAGGTTTTATTTGAACTATtgttattttgataaatttctaACGGATTTTCGaacttatataataatttaaatacatatatacagcaaGTAGGTACATCACAAGTATTTAAGTACAAAGTTTCACTTTTATacaattacaaacatatatagtacataaattTAGCTAGTTTTTTGGAGTTTGTATGTTGGCAAGAACGGTACATAATAAGTCCACTTCCAtctaaaaaagtaatataaattaattgaaaaatattttcatgtacCATATTCAACAGTACATACTTCCTTAAAGTCTCCATGCCCCATGGGAAGTCATAATCAGTAGCGGTGCCATCATTAATATTCGCATCGCCAAGCGGCATCTCATTGGCCCATTCGATGAGACCACGCTCCTCAGCAGTGCCTGCGAACGAATTGAATTAATGTATATACTAAtgacatttataaaatataattaatggaaATATACCTGGAATAATATTATCCAAGAAGCAGCCCAGCAAACCACCCACAAGAATGGTGGTGCCCAAAAGCACCGAAAGCGTTGAGTCAACCGTTTCATTTCCAGTATTAATAGCGCCCGGATGTTCTTGCATCCACTTACACAAGACCATGGGAAAGAAAATCGATAAGCCAATAATATAGAGGTTGCGTGCCGAACGCAGGTCCACATATTGCAAGGTAGAAAGTCCAAAAGCTATAATCATGCCAAACATGACACAAAAGATACCACCCACAACCGAATCGGGTATCATTATGAACACAGCGCCAAATTTGCCAATTACACCTTGCACTATCATTATCAGAGAGGCCCATTGTATGACACGACGAGAACCGACCTGCAATTTACCGATAAATTCAACatgacttttatttaattttagatgcTGTTAAAGACAAACCTTTGTCACTCCAATGGCGCCCACATTTTCACCAAAAGTATTTGTGCCGTTGCCAGCGCCCCAAATACCGGCAAGCACTGTGCCGAGACCCTCGGTGCCAATACCACGATTGATGGCATGCAGCGGCGGAGAGTGCGCACCGGACATTTGAGATACGGTTGGATAGTAACTGAGCGACTCCACGGTACACGCTAAAACGCCCGCCAACATGCCCAAGACGCCCGATAAAGTGACTGACGGCAGTCCAAACTGGAAGGGATAAGGTACATAGAACCATTTGGCATTGGTCAACACCTTTAAGCGCACATCTGTACGTGAGGGGTGTCCCTCTTCGAAAACATTTGTCGCGGTAAGTATACCGCAGAGACCCCACATTATAGCAATCGTAAGAAGcacctaaaattaaaatgaatttttgaaaaaaaaatgtgaataaacATTTACTGCATCTCACTCACCGGGAACATTCGGAAAAGCTGGAAATTGCGTACTTCAATGCCATGACCTTTGCGATAAGCTGGGAACGGTATGGACACATTCGCCATTATCTGCGAGAACAACGTTAGCATGGCTGTGGTACTgcagaaaaaacacaaaatcttgaaatataaatattaaattataggAATCTTTTCACTTCTTACCCAACAGCAATACCCCAGTGCTTAGACGCAGTTTCGGCAGCGTGTTCGAACAGTGTTAGACCGACCAACGAGACCGTCGGCACAATTGTCAGTGGCGTTACGAAGCGCAGGATTTTTCCCACAAGCCCAGTATAGCCGAGCACAACCTGCACTAACGCCGACACTGCGATCGCACCCGACAACTCACGCATACGTATCTGCCACAATTCCACACGTTCATCCTCTTCCAAGGCGTTAATCTCCTCGACCGGTGGACATTTCCATTGTGGCAACGCGAGAATTGCTAATGTAGGTACCAAAAATGATATTGTACCGCCCTGCACGATTGGCAAGCGTACACCCCAGGTGGCTTGCAGTAGTGTAACGATGCCTGTTACAAATATCATTGTTGATATGATAACACCACGATCGGGATCCTCATCGGACATACAAAGTGCGGGCGTCAAAATGAATGGTATGGAGACGATAGCGCCAATCATGGTCAGATAATGCTGCAAGGCCAGGAATATACTCAAATACCATGGCGGATTCTCGTTAATCGCATATAAGAGTTTGGGCTGCGATTTTTCTTTACCAGGCTGGCCATTTGCTGCAGGACCATTGCTGAGCGGTGGTTGTGGCTAagcgattaaaaaaaaattaatgtgatTAATGTAAGAAgagagttttttgaaaaaataatgttaatgaGCGAATAATTTTGAAGCGCGACCGTTAATCTTATCTTACTAAAAAACGTTCTTATTGTACTttttctaaatatgtatataaaatgataCCGCGATGTCTGGGAAAAAAGCTTGACGCCAACATCATCTCCATTCGTCGTGATCAcctgtttgtatattttattcccGTTAAGCATATACTTTAACGCCAAGTTTGAAAGTTTACTTATTACTTTACTAAAACAccgaaactattatttatttacttttcattgtAATGTATATTAACAATTGGCACGTAATTAATATCCAGGGAATGAATACCATTTTAATAATTGTgggtattgaattttatttacatttaattagaATTGCTAATTTGATTTGTCGACACATTTTATAATAAGCCAAggcttaaattaaatttgattaaacTGTAATTTATGCATTCAAATACAGGGTGTTTACTATACAGCATCGTCGATATATCGATATTGTTTAATAAGAAGGcacacattaaaaattaatcaggTATGGTtgattggttggttgaaaaggctGACCGCAAGCAACGGCACATAACCCAACATTAAGCCATTTGTGCTCCCAAGAAATCCCCAGTTAAGTACCAgttaacatttaataaaacttttgagttttttttttcattttagctgttcaattcaattaatttaaacagaAATAGTGATAGCCGTGGGAATTGTTCATTCGAAAAGGTAATGTTCTCGAATTTCTCTATTTTTCAGATTGGATTATGTTAGACTTGAACAATTTCAGTCGTGACCTATTTGATGAGACCATCACAAATCTCTTAAGGCCACTAAATTCAATATCAGACAGTTTCCCTGAGTAGCTAATGTAGTACTAAGATAATTTCATCTGCCAGATAACTTGGGAAGTGAGGAACTCTTGCCGTGTGTGTATCAGTCGGATAAAAACTAGTCAGCACCCGTATAACCAGAGAGTGTCATAAGTTAGAGCTCTTAGACAGATTCACACGGTGCAAGTACCATCGGTAATACTCGTTGAGCTTGGTCAAGGCAATTTGAAACGATGATAGAGCATATGAGCTTCCTGATTGAGCAGcgctttatataataaatataacgtTCATCCGGCGACTAAAAACGTAGTTACAAGGCTTAACTCTTCAATGAGGGGTTATGCGGGTTTCAGAGGTTgcaaacaagggtattttttacaattttttaatatatacaaccaTATATTGCATGtcaagatacatatttaaacagtattttgtgaaatttttatttagaaattccgaaaactcagccgttggtacctcaaCTCTCATGACTTGTCCAGAAAAAAGGCCCTTGCCGTGGACAGCATAACTCCGTATTAGTTCATCCAAagtcaataaatcaaaaatatttcgatagtacatggataagtCTAGTTAAGTAacgaaggaaaaattaaaatattgaaattttaattttcgggagaattttaaccaaaaaactcccctttttgttcaaattttcgccatatagtGGCCCGAAAggaatagttgtaataaatataaaaacaaatccctcgttcattaactaggataatgtcaaattgacatggcctgatgggcggaacttcatAAGGgtcacttagaattttactgATCGATTTTCTAATTTTGGATAATATGTTAAACACATTGTActttttaataagacaaaaaaaagatttgtaaaattttgaaattttaaaacccacctaaccctaaGCGACAACCTTTCAAATTGCTTTATTATCGCAATCCATGAGTCATAATGTGGTCGGGTCGCTCCTTAgggaatttattatattttttaaatcacaagtTTGTTTACCTAATATTTACATTGAATATAACTTGCATCAACATGAAAACAAAACATTACTAGCGTCATTAACCAGCAGAGCATCGCAGTCCAACCCTATAAATACACCCCGATCTCCATTGAACATATCTGTGTGAGCAACTGTATGTGTGCATTCCCGTGTCTAACACTCATTTATTTAACGTGCTAAAAAATTGACTGCATAAATTAGTGCGATCGTTGAATTCGACTTATCGATTTGAATAGtagaattcataatttttttttgtgctgcTACTGTCACGGCGTTAACACCACCACCGCGTGCTATTTCTGATTAATTGACTCAATCTCGTTGACTTTAATTGATGACTAGCTATTCGTTTGCTGCACTCGTATGTAaacgatgtgtgtgtgtgttttgcaaAGTGCACGAGCACACTCGTGGCTTGGTGTCATAGCACTGCACTCGTAGCGCCAATGTATTCTTTGTTGCctgatttcaataataataaggcAATAAATTGGCAATTTATTAAGCGTTTGTGAAAGTAAATGGATTTAGGCAATTatacaaattcatttatttataatcacacAGATTACGTCTTAGATAAATAAGAATGTTTTAGCCGCTTTAATTATATGTTGATGGAAAATGCCATTTAACGCAATtggaacatatttttataagaaatatatattcactTCCTAATTGGTTCATGATGTTCTAGTTTCCATATTAGAATACTAAAGTTACAGTATAATGCAGTGAAACTGTTATAACTGTATTTACGAACATATTACTATTGTTCAAAAGTTGTTACCGAAAATTTTTCTCACATAAGAAGGCACATGACTTGTTAACcacaatttaatacaatgtctttaaaattaagttttttttttataatttgactATCACGATCATATCTTTTTTCTTGttaaaacaaaaggttaaaatcatttaatctaCAGGGGGATTTTAAGCTGTTGAAAAAATTGATTTCCGGGAATTcggtaaaaatataaacatttataaatcgCGTAAACTCTTCAAAGAAAAGCGAAGGTGTGCCGATCCCCGCTCTGGAATAGGCGATATTACAGAAACAGGTGAAACAATGTGATGTAACCATGTGATGAAATGTGATTTGTAGAGGTAAGCTTTGAATTATGGCTGAGGTTGAGGTATGTAGCTAAGTTGGTAGATGTTGTGTGATCTTTTCAGAATTCCTAAGCATGATGCGTGCCTACGCACAAAGTACATGAGCCGCAGAATGACGTTAATTCCAAAGATTTGCTCAACTCAGCTCTTTTTACACCAAACTTTGACCCCTtatagcatctgtcatataatcTTGATCTAAAATGTTATAGACCATTGAAATAAGAAGAAATTGtagattatatcaatattagagatattttagtaattatatcctgtaattaataatatgtttttaaaacttcgaaagaaaatatttatattttgaagactaacttcgaacttccataactcgaatttttatAACTctaagatctccataactcgaattttcgAATTTGCAATAgggtttagaaatcaaattccaaacaaatttccttctataactcaaacttctataactcgaagttctccataactcgaactgttaaattggcaatagaagtcaaatttcatacaaatttccttctataaatcgaacttttcgaccagggcataatacaaaatttaaaattgtactatcaaggcagaattttaaaagcacctctctatatcgtaaggaacgaacaaaaaatatgatattacacctatggattgcataaatcatgtaacaaaagcatgggatacagacttcAAGAGccaaaccaaccaaccaaaattgcaaaatacatgttttaacgtatgtataatacataaaactttatgcgaagtaaataaataaaactgtgtaaaaatctatatcatacagctttttgaaaaattgtgagttttaatgaaaattctataactcggaatttcctctaactcgaagtttttttgtggattatggtgattcgagttagtgaagttcaactgtatctaTTTAACACTATAATGATTGTGACAAAGGTATTAAAGATAAATCATCTCAGTGGAAGAGTGCAGTaaagtcaataaatatttttgtacatattttcattattttttatattgccaAAAGAACGTAAGAAATTCtactaaagaaaataaatataaactcaaaattttttcttctgatatataaaaactatttttatcgCATAATCAAAAATAGTGAGCTGTGAAATGGCTAATTGAAGACGGCTCGAACATGGTTCTATCTTGACAAATGCTTAAATAAACAGTATTAAAAGGGATTGCCAAGTGAATTAGCACGCCTggagattttaagaattattttagtTTCTATTGACGTAGAAAGATCAAATTTAACAATgtgcattattttcattttaagacGACATTTTTTCTGCATTCCCGAACAATTAAAGCTGTGCTCAACACTTTGCAGTCTGCGGTGGTTTACTCAAGCTGaacacaattattattattgttgtattggaTATTCGATCAAATTTCGCTTGAAGAATCAATTAATCAATTCTCTCGATGCAATTGTCAATTGCtcacattttattaatatcaagaagaatatatatatatttatggaaaCTGTAATTATCATTTAAGAGCGCATAttggtatttaattttttttttttggaatttaaccACAT
This genomic interval carries:
- the LOC105220309 gene encoding solute carrier family 23 member 2; this translates as MELTNVKIDDELPQPPLSNGPAANGQPGKEKSQPKLLYAINENPPWYLSIFLALQHYLTMIGAIVSIPFILTPALCMSDEDPDRGVIISTMIFVTGIVTLLQATWGVRLPIVQGGTISFLVPTLAILALPQWKCPPVEEINALEEDERVELWQIRMRELSGAIAVSALVQVVLGYTGLVGKILRFVTPLTIVPTVSLVGLTLFEHAAETASKHWGIAVGTTAMLTLFSQIMANVSIPFPAYRKGHGIEVRNFQLFRMFPVLLTIAIMWGLCGILTATNVFEEGHPSRTDVRLKVLTNAKWFYVPYPFQFGLPSVTLSGVLGMLAGVLACTVESLSYYPTVSQMSGAHSPPLHAINRGIGTEGLGTVLAGIWGAGNGTNTFGENVGAIGVTKVGSRRVIQWASLIMIVQGVIGKFGAVFIMIPDSVVGGIFCVMFGMIIAFGLSTLQYVDLRSARNLYIIGLSIFFPMVLCKWMQEHPGAINTGNETVDSTLSVLLGTTILVGGLLGCFLDNIIPGTAEERGLIEWANEMPLGDANINDGTATDYDFPWGMETLRKWKWTYYVPFLPTYKLQKTS